In one Vicia villosa cultivar HV-30 ecotype Madison, WI unplaced genomic scaffold, Vvil1.0 ctg.000464F_1_1_1, whole genome shotgun sequence genomic region, the following are encoded:
- the LOC131628552 gene encoding uncharacterized protein LOC131628552: MGCCASSNRSSIPTTKSSDFELSRSSISRAPPPLPLEEETVKEVLSETSKWKKPSLVTYEKPKCFEKFDRENKVEKPFYKVDEISEFSEVCSLGESVSTITDKREEEEEFRQRVYGSPAKTRKNRSFSGEKRDWTAGRSPARRSELSPAKRNAGSVRRDQIGNGGMKNNLHQRDAGENSGRRSRSPATRTDNGTTRSVAGRSLSARRTNQSPAKARTASPAKSCRKMENSTMENNWPSTTNESLENPLVSLECFIFL; the protein is encoded by the coding sequence ATGGGTTGTTGTGCTAGTAGTAACAGATCTTCAATCCCAACAACGAAAAGCAGTGATTTTGAACTATCAAGATCTAGCATTTCTAGAGCACCGCCTCCACTTCCATTGGAAGAAGAAACTGTGAAGGAAGTGTTGTCGGAGACATCCAAATGGAAGAAACCAAGCTTGGTTACATATGAAAAGCCGAAATGTTTTGAAAAGTTCGACAGAGAGAACAAGGTTGAGAAACCGTTCTATAAAGTCGATGAGATCTCTGAATTCTCTGAGGTTTGTAGCTTAGGTGAAAGTGTCTCTACAATCACTGATaagagagaagaggaagaagaatttCGTCAAAGGGTCTACGGATCTCCCGCTAAAACACGCAAAAATCGTTCCTTTTCCGGTGAGAAACGAGACTGGACTGCCGGGAGGTCGCCGGCGAGAAGGTCGGAGTTATCTCCAGCAAAAAGAAATGCTGGCTCGGTCAGGAGAgatcaaattggaaatggagGAATGAAGAACAATCTTCACCAGAGAGACGCCGGAGAAAACTCCGGCCGGCGATCTAGATCACCGGCCACCCGTACTGATAACGGAACAACGAGATCCGTTGCGGGTCGAAGCTTATCTGCCAGAAGAACTAACCAATCGCCGGCTAAGGCAAGAACCGCCTCGCCGGCTAAAAGTTGCCGGAAAATGGAGAATTCAACAATGGAGAATAATTGGCCATCAACAACAAACGAGTCACTGGAAAATCCACTTGTGTCATTGGAATGTTTCATCTTTCTCTAA